Genomic segment of Bos indicus x Bos taurus breed Angus x Brahman F1 hybrid chromosome 27, Bos_hybrid_MaternalHap_v2.0, whole genome shotgun sequence:
atctgtgactctgtttctgttttgtaaataagttcatttagatcattaaaaaattagattctacATAAGAATAATATTATATGCTGTGTCTTTATCTGACCTACTTCAATTACTATAATcttgaggtccatccatgttattgtaaatgacattatttctttctttttcgtCACTGAGTAGTATTtattgtatttacatatataaacttctttatcaattcatctgtcaatggacatttaggttgtgtcCACGTCCTGactatcataaatagtgctgcagtaaacacgGTTTCATGTGTTCTTTTGatctatggttttctctggatatatgcccaggaatgggattgctagatcatatggtagtcctatttttagttctttgaggaccctccatactgttttccatagtagcttcACCAATTTagattcccaccaatagtgtaggagagttccctttactccacactctctccattgcttattgtttatagactttttgacaATGGAATAACCACCATTTTTATATTAGTGAAGCTGCCACAAAGATGTGCTGGATATGCCACTAAATCCCTAGTCATGGGCAGCAGAACATATGCTTCTTCTTTGAAAAACCCAAAACAAGCATCAGCTTCCATGGTTGGGGAGTTGAATACAGCTGGCCTAGAAATATCTCTCAAGGAAGCTCAGTTGAAAGAATGcacctacaacacaggagactcgggttcaatccctgggtggggaagatcctctggagaaggaaacagtgaccaactccagtatccttgcctggagaattctatggacacaggagcttagcgggctacagtccatggggtggcaaaggtcagacacaacttagcgactcaaccaccaccaccgatgttttacaaagtaaaaaggaaatttcATGAGAAAGCCTGCAGGGGTGTACTCTGCcagccccgccctcctccccctgccttctCACCTCAAGTCACCTTCTCACTCTTCTCTGTTAGTTCTGCCCTAGCCACACTGACCTCCTGGCTGTCTTTCTTCATTCCACTCCTGCTCTTATCTTCAGGCCTCGCCACTTGCTGTTCCTCTGCCTATAACACCCTTCCTCCAGGTGTCTGCACTGCCTACTCCCTCAGGTTTTTGCACAAGGTCACACTGAGAAGCTTTCCCTGAACTTCCTAACCAAATTCCAACCCTCCCCTACGTCTCCTGTACAACCTGCTTCATGCATTACCTTCTGATGTCACCTAGACTACAAATGCACATTTTCCTATTGTCTGTTCCCCAGAAGAATGCAAACTCCATGAAGGTAAGTTagggaagttttgttttttacttgatCTAGTGTGATTCCCTGTTATATTTCCAAAGTCTAGAAAGGTTCTAGCTAGAAGtcacgtgtgctaagttgcttcggtcatgtccgactctttacaaccgtatggactgtaacctgccaggttcctctgtccatggaattctccaggcaagaatactggagtgggtagccatgccctcctccagggggatcttcctgatgtcGGGATTGAACTTGCAGTTCCTGtcattcctgcattgcaggtggattcttcaccacggaGCCATGGGGGAGGCCCAGCTGAAAGTCAACCTTGAATATACATtgtttaaataaatgagtgaatgagtgaaaacACGAAAAGTGCCCCTAATTCAGTTTTCTAGGAAGGTATCTTCTCCACACTCTTTccctttgtgaattttttttttaagtttgtactatgtggcttgcaggatcttagttccccacccagggatcaaatatgtacccactgcattgggagtgcagagtcttaaccacaagaacaccagggaagtccatgtgcaTTTTTCTAGGTGACTAGGTGGGATGAAAATGAAGGCCAGCTCTGTATTTGAGAATGCTAGGACCTGGCAGAAGGTCCCTGAAGAAGAGTCTCTGGGGCACTTTGAAGCTGACACTGAACTCTGGGCAGACTGTAAGTGTTCTATACGTCACTGGGGACTGGCTGGCTGAATGTGGTGGAATGTGGAAAGCACAGCTTTAAAAACTTGCAAAGAATGTATTGCTTTGACTGTGTCTGACTGATgccaaaataaatatgaaaaaagtcgATTCATCCCTTTTGAGTGCTGTGTACATAAAGCGCCTTTTAACTCTTCCTCCTGGCTTTTTTGACCTTGCTGttgatatatatgtacacaagCCTAAGAAGAAATTGCCTATTGTCATTATGTTTATTAAATTACAGCTTTATCCAGTAATTGCAGATTAGCTCTTAGACGCAGTCTCTGAATGGTCACTGACTCAGGCTGTGTCATGTCAGCATTCTGTAGTGTCTGAGCCCCAGTCCTCCGTCAGACTCCAAATCAACGTCTTTGATTGTTAAGCTTTCTCTCAATAGCTCCGGGGTTGCCCTGCCTAGGGAAGTCCAGAGGGCGCTGATGTGGGTTGGCAAATGTTTGGATTATACTTTTATAACTTCTCTGGGAATTAAAACTTTTCGGTGGCTGGCAGAACCTTTCGTTTTGGTTGTTTGGGAAGATTTTCAGAAGCTAAAAGATTTCACCATGTGTGTTTCTTCGCTTTGCGCTGTTCTGgtttaagctcttttttttttttccctacagagGAGCCCAAACCTGTAATTCTATTGCCACAGATGCGTTAAAAAGAACCCCCCTCCTCATTTCTGCCCCGTCATTGAACACAGCTTTCAGTAACCCTGAGCACAAGAACAGGAAGGACATTGGCAACTCAACTGTTAAACTGGTCTGTGATTATGTTTCCTTGAGATCACTCTGATGTCATCAGTGTAATCTGAGCCTGGAGCTTTTGTTCACACTTTAAATAGCAGTCCCGGAATGATTTTGCTACAGACTCTCTGGAGAGCCTGGGAGCTGAATTCCCGAAGAATCCCCCATCCATGAAAGCTAAGCCAAGCCACCCGGCCTTCAGCATGTCCACCTCGCTGCGAGTCAGCCCGTCCATCCACGGCTACCACTTCGACACAGCCTCACGTAAGAAAGCTGTGGGCAACATCTTCGAAAACATAGACCAAGAAGCATTACAGAGGCTCTTCAGAAACTCCGGGGACAAGAAAGCAGAGGAGCGAGCAAAGATCATCTTTGCCATAGATCAAGACCTAGAGGAGAAGACACGAGCCCTGATGGCTCTGAAGAAGAGAACGAAAGACAAGCTTTTCCAGTTTCTGAAACTGCGGAAATATTCCATCAAAGTTCACTGAGGACCAGAGGATGGATAAGGACATTATCCAAGAACGGACATTTAAAGACCAAGTGAGTCTGTAAGACCCTGACACGCACAGCATCTTGCTGTTGCCTCGTACGTTTCTCTTCTGTCAGGACTCCGGGACTCGGGGCAGGAGAGGAACAGAATGAACTGGTGACAAGGACTCCAACCAATTTCATGCCTGTGCTGTTCCAGTGGAGAAGTGCTTTCGGCAAGGATTGGAAAACTCTCCCTGCAGGAGAAAGACTGGCGCTGATGTCAGGAGGAGAGTCTGAACGGACATAATGAGAAGATGACAGATGGCTGAGAAAGACTGGCAGCCAGGGTCTCCTGGTCAGGCCCTAGGACTGAAATTCAAcctgaacttttttttccttaaacaaattgagcagggaggagggagaatgGAGAGGGGGGTTAAGAGAGAGAATTCCATGCTGCAATCGTTTACTGAGTTTTTTATTTGAATGTTCCAAGTGTTGCCAAGATTCAATGTTGTCTattggtagattttttttctttttaaagatcagtaattgattatttatttgcatttgtgACAATGCCTTAAAAAGTGCACCGTATGATCTAAGAACAAATTCAAGAAACTGCAGTATTTTCAGCATCTTGGTGAAACTGTACGCCACCTTCTGGTCTGTAAGGAGTTTTTAATGCATTTCAAACTGGTTACCCAAAAGTTAAAATAATGGGGTCCTTTATAATTCCAAAGTACTGTGaacaaattttatagttttttttaatcttctgacTAATGCTAAAACATAATCTTAATTTCTTACAGTTACTGCAGTAAGCATTAGGAAGCGAATATGAGACACTTAATAGTTTATAAAGATGCTATGGTTTCTATAATTTATTATTCATGACAAATGATATGCAAccttaataaattaatataaacttAGCTGCTCTTGGTGTTGGTGATTGATCTCAAAGGAAAACTAAGATGGtgatttttattataaagttttATGAACTTTTCTAAGGATTTTACTCTAAGAGTAAGAGGTGCTTTTATATTGCTTGCCACATTTATTCAAAGAGAATTCTTGCCTCGAGTATATAGGAAGTTTCTCTGTCCCAACTTTAAACTATAAAATACGGACATAGAAATGCATAGATTGGCTCATCAATATTGTTGTTTATGTACCATAGGAAGTAAGTTGTAAAAGGCTGTTCTttccatatttttgaaaattttcctcTGTGGCTATAGAGTTGTGTACATTTATTTCTCCCAAAGCAATATATTTGAGGATCAGAGTCTGAATTATGATCAAGATTTTGTGGCTTATCAATGTTTATTTATTACAAACCAACATGGGAATAATACTACAGTATCTTTGCTTATTCCCTCatagaattataataaaatatttctaagaagGCATATAGCAATGCCTGCTGTGCTTTCCtagcagaaagaaattaaaaaattctctaGGAACTAAGTGTTTCAAAAAAACACCTTAAAAGGTTTTTGAAACTGCTGATCATggtaaaaacaaaagtgaaaaatctgaaaTCTTTTGGGACAGTTATATGCCAGGTTTTTAAATAgtacattttataaaaagaaattaagtagttaagccttttaaaatattaattgatttGTTTACTACAGATAAATCACTCCatgaaaaaggaattttttacATGACAGCATCCATAAAAACCACAAATCAATATGCAGAAttctgtgcatgcatgtgtgcgcaTTTTTCCTGGAGGAGTATTTATCATTTCTATCTGGTTTGCAAAGATATCCATGAAaccaaaataagaataaaaaagaaacagttttgaCCAGTGGGAGGCTTGGTTAGTGACGGTATTTGGAGATTATCAAAGTGAAAGCTCTGGAAATGAGTAAGTCTCCTATCTCTGATAGGGCCTGTCAGTGACACATTTTCTCTGTTCATCCAGGATCCCCCAAAGACACTGATGAActgcttgagaaaaaaaaaatttagtaactTAACTCCTCCAGAGAAGGTATCCTATTTCACGGTCCCAATGAAAGTATTCAACTTATTTTCTACTCAAGGGGTTTAAACACATCTCAGATGCTGAACAGTTGTTCAAAGGTTGCATTTATTACACATACTGTACTCATAACTATATTCTCTGCCTCTGTTGTTTTCAATAGAGGGCATGCGTATCTCACCACTTTTCACATAAGCATACACGAACTCAGTTATCTCACAGGATACTGCCATTATTTTCTGATTGCAAGACCATAACATGGAGGGGGctgcaaattaaaaagcaattgGATATGATCACGATCTATGATGGTGTAGAGAAGAATTCCTCTTCCTGTGGATTAGAATTCAAACGCTCTGTCTTCCTTCATGGAGAACAGAAGTTGGCATCAATGCACAAGGATGATTTTTAACTTCATGGTATTTTTTATTACTTCATATGAGGTGAAGGGATCCATCACTAGAACAGGTgggattagttcagttcagaaaTCCTTCTATGGAGCAGGAATGACCAACTGTATCTCAAGATAGCTCATTgtaactgaagaaatcaaagctgCAAGATGAAATTGTTCCTTAATACTTTTGTATCATTAGATCATAATAATAACAACTAAATTTCACTGAATGTTTACTATTCAGCCGACAATtttctaagtgttttttttttttttggtgtgtgtgtctgtgtgtgagttaAATTGCTTCTTTAGTACTGTGGTATAAAAGTAtgtttgtgcatatgtgtgtctatgtatgtgtaGTCATGAAAGTGAAGCATCAGGAAGTCCAGTGAATTGATCAGTGACACAGTGAGTGAGGGTAGGAAGCAAATCCAGGGAGCCTTCCTTCCTAACCACTAAGTTAGACTGCTTCTCCACGAGGAGCTAAAATTCTCTTTCATCCTTTGAAGTGGCAAGTACTTATATGTTATTAATAGTaagaaagacaggaaagaagCAAGGCCTCTGAGAAGTCTGACCTGTGTCTGTTTGTCTATTTATTGGGCGCTTGAACTCCATGAGGAATGCTTCTCAATCATTTTAATTGTTAAAGATTTCTCAGATGTAGCCTTTCAAATCTACAGTTACAGTAGCACCTGGTTAGCATCTCGGAACATAAGGTCACATCTGTGTTCTCTTCTGAGCTGACAGTCAAAGCCCTGGGTCTAGATTAGCTTGTTGGGGGAAATCAGAAACTAGGGCTTCATGGTTTTACTCTCTCAGTGTAGACCTCCTCAGCCACCCAGTCCCAGCCCACAGCAAAGGAGGGTTTGTATCTACAGGAGTCTCCGACAGATGAAGTTCACTGAGAAAGGGCCCAGGATATGTGCCTGCctggtatttttttccctttgtccgAAGGCAGTCGGAGAATGTGACTGCTGTTCCCTTGGAGAGTCTTCCTAACAAACAGATGATTAAGCTGTGGTCTAGGAATCATGTCGGCTTTCAGAATGCCTAAATCTGCCCCTCTGAACCCCACATGAGGGCTCCCCAGAAGAGCTTGTAACTCAGTTGACTCCCTTTCCCACACTCAGGGAGCTCTAGAGTGGAATGAGGGTTTCTACCTTCTCCATTTGTGCAACAAAAATGTAGTAAGCACCAGTGTGGGGATCACCATGGTCAGAAAGCATCTCTAGTCTCCTTGTCAGAGAGCCAGAAAGCATTTTACAATGAATACAGTGAGATACACGATAGCAGTTTCAACAGGAAGCAATGGGAGCATCcgtgtctgcgtgtgtgtgtgtgtgtgtgtgtgtgtgtctggagagTAGCAAAAACATTGAAGAAAACCTATCCCAACCTGAGGAGATCCCAGAAGATTCCATAGAGAAGTTTCACAGTAGAAGTTAGGAGGGTGGAGGGAAAAATGTCATTCTGGCATTTAGGTATAGTATTCGCAAAGGCAAGGAAGTGGGGAGACGGTGAATTGTATGAGAATTTCTGGGCAGTTTCTGGTTAGGGGGCATAAGCATTTGAAGCCATCATTTGAGAGGCAGTTGTGTCTTAAATGCAAGCCTGAGTGTTAATTTTACTCCAAAAGGAGAAGGAATCATGAAGGACTTTCAATAGAAGAGTAAGACTTACTGCCTGACCATGGATGGGTAACTATGTATGGGGCCTCATGAAAGATACAGTGAACATTTCCAAAAGTAATGCGTACCCTGACAGCCGAACACATGGAGTCTatagtgatttttgttttccagaCTTGTCTCACAGTGGGTCTACTCAGGTGAAAAGCCCTACATGACTTTTCACAACTCAACGATAAATAAGTAAGTATGTGGAAGCTGAAGATGAAACAGACTTTAGAAAAAAAGTGTTGGAGACAAGATTGAGGGGACCACAGACTAATTCCTATTAAATTTGTAAGAAATTGTGTCTATGTTTGAATCTTAGAATGTGTCTAAGAATCCTAACACATATTAGAATGCTAtgccatgctatgctaagtcacttcagtcgtgtccgactctgtgcgaccccatagacggcagcccaccaggttccgccatccctgggaatctccaggcaagaacactggagtgggttgacatttccttctccagtgcatgaaagtgaaaaatgaaagtgaagtcactcagtcgtgtctgactcctagcgaccccatggactgcagcctaccaggctcctccgtccatgggattttccaggcaagagtcctggagtggggtgccaatgccttctctgacatattagaatatcattcaacaaatattatagATTAATGGCTACtaagctctctctccctttgaatAACTCTTCTTCAAACAAAGTTTCTGGATATTCTCAGTGATCATTACAGACACACAAATGTGTCCTGGTTTAATGTATCCACACATTGATAGTGGATTTGGTTCAGTCATGTACTGACAAAACTACCTTATAGAATTTGGGAAATAAAAATCCTGTCCCAATAAGGTGCagcagtgcttttaaaaaaagtggATAAGTAGTTGGAAGACTTTTGTTGTGGGCACCTTCTTCCTCCATctgtcttacacacacacacacacacacacacacacacacaacatacagaGTCCCAGGAGGAACACAGAAGTTTGATTCCTGTACCTTTATTTCCTGCTCCGTGAGCAGCAGCATAGTATTGA
This window contains:
- the TCIM gene encoding transcriptional and immune response regulator gives rise to the protein MKAKPSHPAFSMSTSLRVSPSIHGYHFDTASRKKAVGNIFENIDQEALQRLFRNSGDKKAEERAKIIFAIDQDLEEKTRALMALKKRTKDKLFQFLKLRKYSIKVH